In Kwoniella pini CBS 10737 chromosome 2, complete sequence, a single genomic region encodes these proteins:
- a CDS encoding 60S ribosomal protein uL5, protein MKELRIDKLVINISVGESGDRLTRAAKVLEQLTGQTPVTSKARYTIRSFQIRRNEKIAVHVTIQGPKAEEVLERALKVKEYELRKRNFSETGNFGFGVEEHIDLGIKYDPGIGIFGMDFFVVMGRPGMRVARRKHAVGKVGASHRVKPEHTVAWFKQRFDGIVSR, encoded by the exons ATGAAGGAGCTCAGAATTGACAAATTGGTCATCA ACATCTCCGTCGGTGAATCTGGTGATAGATTGACTCGAGCCGCCAAGGTGTTAGAACAACTTACCGGTCAAACACCCGTCACTTCAAAGGCTAGATACACCATCCGATCTTTCCAAATCCGAAGAAACGAAAAGATTGCCGTTCACGTCACCATCCAAGGTCCTAAGGCCGAGGAAGTTTTGGAGAGAGCTTTGAAGGTTAAGGAGTACGAGTTGAgaaagag AAACTTCTCTGAAACCGGTAACTTCGGTTTCGGTGTTGAGGAACACATTGATTTGGGTATCAAATACGACCCAGGAATCGGTATTTTCGGTATGGACTTCTTCGTCGTTATGGGTAGACCAGGTATGAGAGTTGCCAGAAGAAAGCACGCTGTTGGTAAAGTTGGTGCTTCTCACCGAGTCAAGCCTGAGCA CACCGTTGCCTGGTTCAAACAACGATTCGACGGTATCGTCTCCCgataa
- a CDS encoding tartrate dehydrogenase: protein MAPIAMRPVNEPAAFPDGYAVRPERKNTYKIAQIGADGIGPEVINAGVQVVHAVAKKVGMFKVDFTELDWSSDRYKKSGSYVPADYLDILKQHDAIFFGAVGAPDVPDHISLWGLRLAICQPYMYANVRRTKVLPGTTSPLSNLKPGDLDWCIIRENSEGEYAGHGGRSHRGLEHEIGTEVTIFTRTGIRRIARYAFQVAQSRPRKHLTYVTKSNAMRNGMVLWDEVIKEVAKEFPDVTMDSMLVDAMTVRMTLDPQSLDTILATNLHADILSDLAAALAGSIGIAPTANIDPSRTMPSMFEPIHGSAFDITGMGISNPVGTFWTACEMLDWLGEHEASKILMKAVEQTCADGIKTRDLGGKADTQEVTDAVIERIRAL, encoded by the exons ATGGCACCTATCGCTATGCGCCCTGTCAACGAACCCGCTGCCTTCCCAGACGGTTATGCGGTTCGAC CTGAGAGGAAGAACACATATAAAATTGCACAAATCGGGGCTGATGGTATTGGACCCGAAGTCATCAATGCCGGTGTCCAAGTGGTGCACGCTGTGGCAAAGAAAGTGGGAATGTTTAAGGTAGATTTCACGGAACTAGACTGGTCATCAGACAGATACAAGAAGAGTGGAAGTTACGTACCGGCAGATTATTTAGACATCCTCAAACAACATGATGCCATCTT TTTTGGTGCTGTCGGTGCTCCAGATGTTCCCGATCATATTTCCTTGTGGGGATTGAGATTGGCAATCTGTCAGCCATACATGTACGCAAACGTCCG ACGAACCAAGGTTTTGCCAGGTACTACCTCCCCCCTCAGTAATTTGAAACCAGGAGACCTAGACTGGTGTATCATTCGTGAGAACtcagaaggtgaatatgCTGGTCATGGTGGTAGATCTCACAGAGGTTTAGAACATGAGATTGGTACCG AGGTTACCATCTTCACTCGAACCGGTATCAGGCGAATTGCAAGATACGCTTTCCAAGTGGCCCAATCCAGGCCAAGGAAGCATTTGACTTATGTCACTAAGTCCAATGCTATGAGAAATGGTATGGTTCTATGGGACGAAGTGATCAAAGAAGTCGCGAAGGAGTTCCCAGACGTT ACTATGGACTCAATGCTTGTCGACGCAATGACTGTTCGAATGACCTTGGACCCACAATCTCTAGATACTATTCTCGCTACCAACCTTCATGCTGATATACTATCAGATCTTGCTGCTGCTTTGGCTGGATCGATTGGTATCGCACCTACAGCTAATATCGATCCTTCTCGAACGATGCCTTCAATGTTTGAGCCCATTCACGGGTCGGCATTCGATATCACAGGCATGGGAATTTCTAATCCGGTCGGTACTTTCTGGACAGCCTGCGAAATGTTAGATTGGCTGGGAGAACATGAAGCTTCTAAAATTCTCATGAAAGCGGTGGAACAGACATGTGCGGACGGCATCAAGACTAGAGACTTAGGTGGCAAAGCCGACACACAGGAAGTGACGGACGCAGTCATCGAGCGAATTCGAGCGTTGTAA